A section of the Paramisgurnus dabryanus chromosome 4, PD_genome_1.1, whole genome shotgun sequence genome encodes:
- the LOC135735581 gene encoding immunoglobulin-like domain-containing receptor 2 isoform X3, whose protein sequence is MKEKTREKHHKTQGFRLISLLTCWISLVAFTEVSRCDAVQVSVRDERRFAMLFQSVVLPCQYTSISTQTPVVQWWYKSYCRDRTRDVFRFPDTLTVQGSELGSSVYLDCGDAGRTVRIVASGQGSSITLAEYYKGRDIAIINKADLRIGELQWGDSGIYYCKVVISDDLEGQNEAHVELLVLGQTGMADDLLPGFNVEIIPEWVFVCVVVVGSILFILLVGVCWCQCCPHSCCCYVRCCCCPETCCCPRHLYEAGKGIKLAPSTSVPAYPTYYIPGMPTMLPIAPPSLIDPNLTTAPSVQSNSTTGHSGFHPQPSSDQNSLKVLQYVEKQLAEFNPSSPKHSSSRDTCSMSELSSLHDAETEFHQNYRQVQKKALPSIPDLDDLPDLTTSDLLDLHEGRNARQPQRRLRELDDNPRWNPRSEHLERKAFLERGRTGSLDELEEFAMTYMQRGRRHGDPGFRDKDYRARERERELELDRNPFYCSKLHSQNKGPMRQPPSPPPLPGKRRGIRDSDQPDRDTRHRDQDRGRDYNDALLNSFFEHKGEKVSSKAGRTEEDSDKTSSKKSQERTANARSPSNRLPRQKTAEDTESLPPYTEKEHSRGVESGQRPFNYTRSSHGSSPGRQEEQNRPRKVRDIRRTGFPRTQMT, encoded by the exons ATGAAGGAGAAAACACGAGAAAAACACCACAAAACTCAAGGATTTCGACTCATCTCACTCTTAACATGCTGGATTTCACTCGTGGCTTTCACAG AGGTGTCACGGTGTGACGCTGTGCAGGTCTCCGTACGTGATGAGCGGCGCTTTGCGATGTTGTTTCAGTCTGTGGTTTTACCGTGTCAGTACACCAGCATATCCACGCAGACTCCGGTGGTCCAGTGGTGGTATAAGTCATACTGTCGTGATCGCACCCGCGACGTTTTCCGCTTCCCTGACACACTGACGGTCCAGGGCTCTGAGCTGGGGTCTTCGGTTTACCTCGACTGCGGGGACGCCGGGCGGACGGTCCGCATCGTAGCGTCTGGACAGGGGTCGTCCATCACCCTCGCCGAGTACTACAAAGGAAGAGACATCGCCATCATTAACa AGGCTGACCTACGCATTGGTGAGCTGCAGTGGGGTGACAGTGGTATTTATTACTGTAAGGTGGTCATCTCTGATGATCTGGAGGGTCAGAATGAAGCTCATGTGGAACTGCTCGTGTTAG GTCAGACAGGTATGGCCGATGATCTTCTACCTGGGTTTAATGTGGAGATTATTCCAG agtgggtgtttgtgtgtgttgtagTAGTGGGCAGTATTCTCTTCATTCTGCTGGTGGGTGTGTGTTGGTGTCAGTGTTGCCCTCATTCCTGTTGCTGTTACGTGAGATGTTGCTGCTGTCCTGAGACCTGTTGCTGCCCACGACATT tgtaCGAAGCAGGGAAAGGAATCAAACTGGCACCATCAACGTCAGTGCCAGCGTACCCTACATACTACATACCTGGGATGCCGACCATGCTGCCCATAGCACCACCGTCCCTCATTGACCCTAACCTGACCACAGCACCATCAGTACAGAGCAACAGCACAACAG GGCACAGTGGCTTTCATCCGCAGCCGTCGTCAGATCAAAACTCTCTCAAGGTGCTGCAGTATGTGGAAAAGCAACTCGCCGAATTCAACCCATCATCACCGAAACACAGCAGCAGTCGAGACA CTTGCAGTATGTCTGAACTGAGTTCATTACATGATGCAGAAACTGAGTTTCATCAAAACTACCGACAAGTCCAAAAAAAAGCTCTACCGTCCATCCCTGACCTCGATGATCTGCCTGACCTCACGACTTCAGATTTATTGGATCTACACGAGGGAAGAAACGCGCGCCAGCCACAGCGTAGACTCCGGGAGTTGGACGACAATCCCAG GTGGAACCCACGCTCAGAACACTTGGAGAGAAAAGCTTTCCTAGAACGAGGACGCACGGGATCACTGGATGAGCTTGAGGAGTTCGCCATGACCTATATGCAGCGAGGACGTCGTCACGGGGACCCGGGATTCAGGGATAAAGACTACAGAGCGCGGGAGCGAGAAAGAGAACTGGAACTCGATCGTAATCCGTTTTATTGCTCCAAACTGCACTCTCAGAATAAAGGACCAATGAGACAACCACCAAGTCCCCCACCTTTACCTGGTAAAAGGCGTGGCATTCGGGATTCTGACCAACCAGATCGAGATACACGACATCGGGATCAGGATAGGGGGCGAGACTACAATGATGCCCTTCTCAACAGTTTCTTTGAGCATAAAGGTGAGAAAGTTTCTTCAAAAGCAGGGAGGACTGAGGAAGATTCAGACAAAACCAGTTCCAAAAAGAGTCAAGAGCGAACGGCAAACGCCAGGTCTCCAAGCAACCGGTTACCTCGCCAAAAGACGGCAGAGGACACAGAATCCTTGCCCCCCTACACGGAGAAAGAGCATTCCCGTGGAGTAGAGTCCGGACAACGACCTTTTAACTACACGCGCTCCAGTCACGGCTCTTCACCAGGACGACAGGAGGAGCAGAACCGCCCTCGTAAAGTG CGTGATATCCGACGGACGGGTTTTCCCAGAACGCAAATGACATGA
- the LOC135735581 gene encoding immunoglobulin-like domain-containing receptor 2 isoform X5: MKEKTREKHHKTQGFRLISLLTCWISLVAFTEVSRCDAVQVSVRDERRFAMLFQSVVLPCQYTSISTQTPVVQWWYKSYCRDRTRDVFRFPDTLTVQGSELGSSVYLDCGDAGRTVRIVASGQGSSITLAEYYKGRDIAIINKADLRIGELQWGDSGIYYCKVVISDDLEGQNEAHVELLVLEWVFVCVVVVGSILFILLVGVCWCQCCPHSCCCYVRCCCCPETCCCPRHLYEAGKGIKLAPSTSVPAYPTYYIPGMPTMLPIAPPSLIDPNLTTAPSVQSNSTTGHSGFHPQPSSDQNSLKVLQYVEKQLAEFNPSSPKHSSSRDTCSMSELSSLHDAETEFHQNYRQVQKKALPSIPDLDDLPDLTTSDLLDLHEGRNARQPQRRLRELDDNPRWNPRSEHLERKAFLERGRTGSLDELEEFAMTYMQRGRRHGDPGFRDKDYRARERERELELDRNPFYCSKLHSQNKGPMRQPPSPPPLPGKRRGIRDSDQPDRDTRHRDQDRGRDYNDALLNSFFEHKGEKVSSKAGRTEEDSDKTSSKKSQERTANARSPSNRLPRQKTAEDTESLPPYTEKEHSRGVESGQRPFNYTRSSHGSSPGRQEEQNRPRKVTFFDEKTAEFDSDLGLSITVRYAPRFDNRK, from the exons ATGAAGGAGAAAACACGAGAAAAACACCACAAAACTCAAGGATTTCGACTCATCTCACTCTTAACATGCTGGATTTCACTCGTGGCTTTCACAG AGGTGTCACGGTGTGACGCTGTGCAGGTCTCCGTACGTGATGAGCGGCGCTTTGCGATGTTGTTTCAGTCTGTGGTTTTACCGTGTCAGTACACCAGCATATCCACGCAGACTCCGGTGGTCCAGTGGTGGTATAAGTCATACTGTCGTGATCGCACCCGCGACGTTTTCCGCTTCCCTGACACACTGACGGTCCAGGGCTCTGAGCTGGGGTCTTCGGTTTACCTCGACTGCGGGGACGCCGGGCGGACGGTCCGCATCGTAGCGTCTGGACAGGGGTCGTCCATCACCCTCGCCGAGTACTACAAAGGAAGAGACATCGCCATCATTAACa AGGCTGACCTACGCATTGGTGAGCTGCAGTGGGGTGACAGTGGTATTTATTACTGTAAGGTGGTCATCTCTGATGATCTGGAGGGTCAGAATGAAGCTCATGTGGAACTGCTCGTGTTAG agtgggtgtttgtgtgtgttgtagTAGTGGGCAGTATTCTCTTCATTCTGCTGGTGGGTGTGTGTTGGTGTCAGTGTTGCCCTCATTCCTGTTGCTGTTACGTGAGATGTTGCTGCTGTCCTGAGACCTGTTGCTGCCCACGACATT tgtaCGAAGCAGGGAAAGGAATCAAACTGGCACCATCAACGTCAGTGCCAGCGTACCCTACATACTACATACCTGGGATGCCGACCATGCTGCCCATAGCACCACCGTCCCTCATTGACCCTAACCTGACCACAGCACCATCAGTACAGAGCAACAGCACAACAG GGCACAGTGGCTTTCATCCGCAGCCGTCGTCAGATCAAAACTCTCTCAAGGTGCTGCAGTATGTGGAAAAGCAACTCGCCGAATTCAACCCATCATCACCGAAACACAGCAGCAGTCGAGACA CTTGCAGTATGTCTGAACTGAGTTCATTACATGATGCAGAAACTGAGTTTCATCAAAACTACCGACAAGTCCAAAAAAAAGCTCTACCGTCCATCCCTGACCTCGATGATCTGCCTGACCTCACGACTTCAGATTTATTGGATCTACACGAGGGAAGAAACGCGCGCCAGCCACAGCGTAGACTCCGGGAGTTGGACGACAATCCCAG GTGGAACCCACGCTCAGAACACTTGGAGAGAAAAGCTTTCCTAGAACGAGGACGCACGGGATCACTGGATGAGCTTGAGGAGTTCGCCATGACCTATATGCAGCGAGGACGTCGTCACGGGGACCCGGGATTCAGGGATAAAGACTACAGAGCGCGGGAGCGAGAAAGAGAACTGGAACTCGATCGTAATCCGTTTTATTGCTCCAAACTGCACTCTCAGAATAAAGGACCAATGAGACAACCACCAAGTCCCCCACCTTTACCTGGTAAAAGGCGTGGCATTCGGGATTCTGACCAACCAGATCGAGATACACGACATCGGGATCAGGATAGGGGGCGAGACTACAATGATGCCCTTCTCAACAGTTTCTTTGAGCATAAAGGTGAGAAAGTTTCTTCAAAAGCAGGGAGGACTGAGGAAGATTCAGACAAAACCAGTTCCAAAAAGAGTCAAGAGCGAACGGCAAACGCCAGGTCTCCAAGCAACCGGTTACCTCGCCAAAAGACGGCAGAGGACACAGAATCCTTGCCCCCCTACACGGAGAAAGAGCATTCCCGTGGAGTAGAGTCCGGACAACGACCTTTTAACTACACGCGCTCCAGTCACGGCTCTTCACCAGGACGACAGGAGGAGCAGAACCGCCCTCGTAAAGTG ACGTTTTTTGATGAAAAAACTGCCGAGTTTGATTCTGATCTAGGTCTTTCAATCACGGTTCGATATGCACCTCGATTTGACAACAGAAAATAA
- the LOC135735581 gene encoding immunoglobulin-like domain-containing receptor 2 isoform X4 encodes MKEKTREKHHKTQGFRLISLLTCWISLVAFTEVSRCDAVQVSVRDERRFAMLFQSVVLPCQYTSISTQTPVVQWWYKSYCRDRTRDVFRFPDTLTVQGSELGSSVYLDCGDAGRTVRIVASGQGSSITLAEYYKGRDIAIINKADLRIGELQWGDSGIYYCKVVISDDLEGQNEAHVELLVLGQTGMADDLLPGFNVEIIPEWVFVCVVVVGSILFILLVGVCWCQCCPHSCCCYVRCCCCPETCCCPRHLYEAGKGIKLAPSTSVPAYPTYYIPGMPTMLPIAPPSLIDPNLTTAPSVQSNSTTGHSGFHPQPSSDQNSLKVLQYVEKQLAEFNPSSPKHSSSRDTCSMSELSSLHDAETEFHQNYRQVQKKALPSIPDLDDLPDLTTSDLLDLHEGRNARQPQRRLRELDDNPRWNPRSEHLERKAFLERGRTGSLDELEEFAMTYMQRGRRHGDPGFRDKDYRARERERELELDRNPFYCSKLHSQNKGPMRQPPSPPPLPGKRRGIRDSDQPDRDTRHRDQDRGRDYNDALLNSFFEHKGEKVSSKAGRTEEDSDKTSSKKSQERTANARSPSNRLPRQKTAEDTESLPPYTEKEHSRGVESGQRPFNYTRSSHGSSPGRQEEQNRPRKVNTLLTRDLLVV; translated from the exons ATGAAGGAGAAAACACGAGAAAAACACCACAAAACTCAAGGATTTCGACTCATCTCACTCTTAACATGCTGGATTTCACTCGTGGCTTTCACAG AGGTGTCACGGTGTGACGCTGTGCAGGTCTCCGTACGTGATGAGCGGCGCTTTGCGATGTTGTTTCAGTCTGTGGTTTTACCGTGTCAGTACACCAGCATATCCACGCAGACTCCGGTGGTCCAGTGGTGGTATAAGTCATACTGTCGTGATCGCACCCGCGACGTTTTCCGCTTCCCTGACACACTGACGGTCCAGGGCTCTGAGCTGGGGTCTTCGGTTTACCTCGACTGCGGGGACGCCGGGCGGACGGTCCGCATCGTAGCGTCTGGACAGGGGTCGTCCATCACCCTCGCCGAGTACTACAAAGGAAGAGACATCGCCATCATTAACa AGGCTGACCTACGCATTGGTGAGCTGCAGTGGGGTGACAGTGGTATTTATTACTGTAAGGTGGTCATCTCTGATGATCTGGAGGGTCAGAATGAAGCTCATGTGGAACTGCTCGTGTTAG GTCAGACAGGTATGGCCGATGATCTTCTACCTGGGTTTAATGTGGAGATTATTCCAG agtgggtgtttgtgtgtgttgtagTAGTGGGCAGTATTCTCTTCATTCTGCTGGTGGGTGTGTGTTGGTGTCAGTGTTGCCCTCATTCCTGTTGCTGTTACGTGAGATGTTGCTGCTGTCCTGAGACCTGTTGCTGCCCACGACATT tgtaCGAAGCAGGGAAAGGAATCAAACTGGCACCATCAACGTCAGTGCCAGCGTACCCTACATACTACATACCTGGGATGCCGACCATGCTGCCCATAGCACCACCGTCCCTCATTGACCCTAACCTGACCACAGCACCATCAGTACAGAGCAACAGCACAACAG GGCACAGTGGCTTTCATCCGCAGCCGTCGTCAGATCAAAACTCTCTCAAGGTGCTGCAGTATGTGGAAAAGCAACTCGCCGAATTCAACCCATCATCACCGAAACACAGCAGCAGTCGAGACA CTTGCAGTATGTCTGAACTGAGTTCATTACATGATGCAGAAACTGAGTTTCATCAAAACTACCGACAAGTCCAAAAAAAAGCTCTACCGTCCATCCCTGACCTCGATGATCTGCCTGACCTCACGACTTCAGATTTATTGGATCTACACGAGGGAAGAAACGCGCGCCAGCCACAGCGTAGACTCCGGGAGTTGGACGACAATCCCAG GTGGAACCCACGCTCAGAACACTTGGAGAGAAAAGCTTTCCTAGAACGAGGACGCACGGGATCACTGGATGAGCTTGAGGAGTTCGCCATGACCTATATGCAGCGAGGACGTCGTCACGGGGACCCGGGATTCAGGGATAAAGACTACAGAGCGCGGGAGCGAGAAAGAGAACTGGAACTCGATCGTAATCCGTTTTATTGCTCCAAACTGCACTCTCAGAATAAAGGACCAATGAGACAACCACCAAGTCCCCCACCTTTACCTGGTAAAAGGCGTGGCATTCGGGATTCTGACCAACCAGATCGAGATACACGACATCGGGATCAGGATAGGGGGCGAGACTACAATGATGCCCTTCTCAACAGTTTCTTTGAGCATAAAGGTGAGAAAGTTTCTTCAAAAGCAGGGAGGACTGAGGAAGATTCAGACAAAACCAGTTCCAAAAAGAGTCAAGAGCGAACGGCAAACGCCAGGTCTCCAAGCAACCGGTTACCTCGCCAAAAGACGGCAGAGGACACAGAATCCTTGCCCCCCTACACGGAGAAAGAGCATTCCCGTGGAGTAGAGTCCGGACAACGACCTTTTAACTACACGCGCTCCAGTCACGGCTCTTCACCAGGACGACAGGAGGAGCAGAACCGCCCTCGTAAAGTG AACACGCTTCTGACCAGAGACTTGCTTGTAGTCTGA
- the LOC135735581 gene encoding immunoglobulin-like domain-containing receptor 2 isoform X6 yields MKEKTREKHHKTQGFRLISLLTCWISLVAFTEADLRIGELQWGDSGIYYCKVVISDDLEGQNEAHVELLVLGQTGMADDLLPGFNVEIIPEWVFVCVVVVGSILFILLVGVCWCQCCPHSCCCYVRCCCCPETCCCPRHLYEAGKGIKLAPSTSVPAYPTYYIPGMPTMLPIAPPSLIDPNLTTAPSVQSNSTTGHSGFHPQPSSDQNSLKVLQYVEKQLAEFNPSSPKHSSSRDTCSMSELSSLHDAETEFHQNYRQVQKKALPSIPDLDDLPDLTTSDLLDLHEGRNARQPQRRLRELDDNPRWNPRSEHLERKAFLERGRTGSLDELEEFAMTYMQRGRRHGDPGFRDKDYRARERERELELDRNPFYCSKLHSQNKGPMRQPPSPPPLPGKRRGIRDSDQPDRDTRHRDQDRGRDYNDALLNSFFEHKGEKVSSKAGRTEEDSDKTSSKKSQERTANARSPSNRLPRQKTAEDTESLPPYTEKEHSRGVESGQRPFNYTRSSHGSSPGRQEEQNRPRKVTFFDEKTAEFDSDLGLSITVRYAPRFDNRK; encoded by the exons ATGAAGGAGAAAACACGAGAAAAACACCACAAAACTCAAGGATTTCGACTCATCTCACTCTTAACATGCTGGATTTCACTCGTGGCTTTCACAG AGGCTGACCTACGCATTGGTGAGCTGCAGTGGGGTGACAGTGGTATTTATTACTGTAAGGTGGTCATCTCTGATGATCTGGAGGGTCAGAATGAAGCTCATGTGGAACTGCTCGTGTTAG GTCAGACAGGTATGGCCGATGATCTTCTACCTGGGTTTAATGTGGAGATTATTCCAG agtgggtgtttgtgtgtgttgtagTAGTGGGCAGTATTCTCTTCATTCTGCTGGTGGGTGTGTGTTGGTGTCAGTGTTGCCCTCATTCCTGTTGCTGTTACGTGAGATGTTGCTGCTGTCCTGAGACCTGTTGCTGCCCACGACATT tgtaCGAAGCAGGGAAAGGAATCAAACTGGCACCATCAACGTCAGTGCCAGCGTACCCTACATACTACATACCTGGGATGCCGACCATGCTGCCCATAGCACCACCGTCCCTCATTGACCCTAACCTGACCACAGCACCATCAGTACAGAGCAACAGCACAACAG GGCACAGTGGCTTTCATCCGCAGCCGTCGTCAGATCAAAACTCTCTCAAGGTGCTGCAGTATGTGGAAAAGCAACTCGCCGAATTCAACCCATCATCACCGAAACACAGCAGCAGTCGAGACA CTTGCAGTATGTCTGAACTGAGTTCATTACATGATGCAGAAACTGAGTTTCATCAAAACTACCGACAAGTCCAAAAAAAAGCTCTACCGTCCATCCCTGACCTCGATGATCTGCCTGACCTCACGACTTCAGATTTATTGGATCTACACGAGGGAAGAAACGCGCGCCAGCCACAGCGTAGACTCCGGGAGTTGGACGACAATCCCAG GTGGAACCCACGCTCAGAACACTTGGAGAGAAAAGCTTTCCTAGAACGAGGACGCACGGGATCACTGGATGAGCTTGAGGAGTTCGCCATGACCTATATGCAGCGAGGACGTCGTCACGGGGACCCGGGATTCAGGGATAAAGACTACAGAGCGCGGGAGCGAGAAAGAGAACTGGAACTCGATCGTAATCCGTTTTATTGCTCCAAACTGCACTCTCAGAATAAAGGACCAATGAGACAACCACCAAGTCCCCCACCTTTACCTGGTAAAAGGCGTGGCATTCGGGATTCTGACCAACCAGATCGAGATACACGACATCGGGATCAGGATAGGGGGCGAGACTACAATGATGCCCTTCTCAACAGTTTCTTTGAGCATAAAGGTGAGAAAGTTTCTTCAAAAGCAGGGAGGACTGAGGAAGATTCAGACAAAACCAGTTCCAAAAAGAGTCAAGAGCGAACGGCAAACGCCAGGTCTCCAAGCAACCGGTTACCTCGCCAAAAGACGGCAGAGGACACAGAATCCTTGCCCCCCTACACGGAGAAAGAGCATTCCCGTGGAGTAGAGTCCGGACAACGACCTTTTAACTACACGCGCTCCAGTCACGGCTCTTCACCAGGACGACAGGAGGAGCAGAACCGCCCTCGTAAAGTG ACGTTTTTTGATGAAAAAACTGCCGAGTTTGATTCTGATCTAGGTCTTTCAATCACGGTTCGATATGCACCTCGATTTGACAACAGAAAATAA
- the LOC135735581 gene encoding immunoglobulin-like domain-containing receptor 2 isoform X1, whose product MKEKTREKHHKTQGFRLISLLTCWISLVAFTEVSRCDAVQVSVRDERRFAMLFQSVVLPCQYTSISTQTPVVQWWYKSYCRDRTRDVFRFPDTLTVQGSELGSSVYLDCGDAGRTVRIVASGQGSSITLAEYYKGRDIAIINKADLRIGELQWGDSGIYYCKVVISDDLEGQNEAHVELLVLGQTGMADDLLPGFNVEIIPEWVFVCVVVVGSILFILLVGVCWCQCCPHSCCCYVRCCCCPETCCCPRHLYEAGKGIKLAPSTSVPAYPTYYIPGMPTMLPIAPPSLIDPNLTTAPSVQSNSTTGHSGFHPQPSSDQNSLKVLQYVEKQLAEFNPSSPKHSSSRDTCSMSELSSLHDAETEFHQNYRQVQKKALPSIPDLDDLPDLTTSDLLDLHEGRNARQPQRRLRELDDNPRWNPRSEHLERKAFLERGRTGSLDELEEFAMTYMQRGRRHGDPGFRDKDYRARERERELELDRNPFYCSKLHSQNKGPMRQPPSPPPLPGKRRGIRDSDQPDRDTRHRDQDRGRDYNDALLNSFFEHKGEKVSSKAGRTEEDSDKTSSKKSQERTANARSPSNRLPRQKTAEDTESLPPYTEKEHSRGVESGQRPFNYTRSSHGSSPGRQEEQNRPRKVTFFDEKTAEFDSDLGLSITVRYAPRFDNRK is encoded by the exons ATGAAGGAGAAAACACGAGAAAAACACCACAAAACTCAAGGATTTCGACTCATCTCACTCTTAACATGCTGGATTTCACTCGTGGCTTTCACAG AGGTGTCACGGTGTGACGCTGTGCAGGTCTCCGTACGTGATGAGCGGCGCTTTGCGATGTTGTTTCAGTCTGTGGTTTTACCGTGTCAGTACACCAGCATATCCACGCAGACTCCGGTGGTCCAGTGGTGGTATAAGTCATACTGTCGTGATCGCACCCGCGACGTTTTCCGCTTCCCTGACACACTGACGGTCCAGGGCTCTGAGCTGGGGTCTTCGGTTTACCTCGACTGCGGGGACGCCGGGCGGACGGTCCGCATCGTAGCGTCTGGACAGGGGTCGTCCATCACCCTCGCCGAGTACTACAAAGGAAGAGACATCGCCATCATTAACa AGGCTGACCTACGCATTGGTGAGCTGCAGTGGGGTGACAGTGGTATTTATTACTGTAAGGTGGTCATCTCTGATGATCTGGAGGGTCAGAATGAAGCTCATGTGGAACTGCTCGTGTTAG GTCAGACAGGTATGGCCGATGATCTTCTACCTGGGTTTAATGTGGAGATTATTCCAG agtgggtgtttgtgtgtgttgtagTAGTGGGCAGTATTCTCTTCATTCTGCTGGTGGGTGTGTGTTGGTGTCAGTGTTGCCCTCATTCCTGTTGCTGTTACGTGAGATGTTGCTGCTGTCCTGAGACCTGTTGCTGCCCACGACATT tgtaCGAAGCAGGGAAAGGAATCAAACTGGCACCATCAACGTCAGTGCCAGCGTACCCTACATACTACATACCTGGGATGCCGACCATGCTGCCCATAGCACCACCGTCCCTCATTGACCCTAACCTGACCACAGCACCATCAGTACAGAGCAACAGCACAACAG GGCACAGTGGCTTTCATCCGCAGCCGTCGTCAGATCAAAACTCTCTCAAGGTGCTGCAGTATGTGGAAAAGCAACTCGCCGAATTCAACCCATCATCACCGAAACACAGCAGCAGTCGAGACA CTTGCAGTATGTCTGAACTGAGTTCATTACATGATGCAGAAACTGAGTTTCATCAAAACTACCGACAAGTCCAAAAAAAAGCTCTACCGTCCATCCCTGACCTCGATGATCTGCCTGACCTCACGACTTCAGATTTATTGGATCTACACGAGGGAAGAAACGCGCGCCAGCCACAGCGTAGACTCCGGGAGTTGGACGACAATCCCAG GTGGAACCCACGCTCAGAACACTTGGAGAGAAAAGCTTTCCTAGAACGAGGACGCACGGGATCACTGGATGAGCTTGAGGAGTTCGCCATGACCTATATGCAGCGAGGACGTCGTCACGGGGACCCGGGATTCAGGGATAAAGACTACAGAGCGCGGGAGCGAGAAAGAGAACTGGAACTCGATCGTAATCCGTTTTATTGCTCCAAACTGCACTCTCAGAATAAAGGACCAATGAGACAACCACCAAGTCCCCCACCTTTACCTGGTAAAAGGCGTGGCATTCGGGATTCTGACCAACCAGATCGAGATACACGACATCGGGATCAGGATAGGGGGCGAGACTACAATGATGCCCTTCTCAACAGTTTCTTTGAGCATAAAGGTGAGAAAGTTTCTTCAAAAGCAGGGAGGACTGAGGAAGATTCAGACAAAACCAGTTCCAAAAAGAGTCAAGAGCGAACGGCAAACGCCAGGTCTCCAAGCAACCGGTTACCTCGCCAAAAGACGGCAGAGGACACAGAATCCTTGCCCCCCTACACGGAGAAAGAGCATTCCCGTGGAGTAGAGTCCGGACAACGACCTTTTAACTACACGCGCTCCAGTCACGGCTCTTCACCAGGACGACAGGAGGAGCAGAACCGCCCTCGTAAAGTG ACGTTTTTTGATGAAAAAACTGCCGAGTTTGATTCTGATCTAGGTCTTTCAATCACGGTTCGATATGCACCTCGATTTGACAACAGAAAATAA